The Streptomyces sp. NBC_00691 genome has a segment encoding these proteins:
- a CDS encoding LysR family transcriptional regulator yields the protein MPVSHGLYEAFLAVAREGSFTAAARVLGYTQSAVSRQIQALEDETAAVLFERLPRGVRPTEAGRVLLPHAEAVRDRLVAARAELEALRTLDGGLLRLGSFSSANAALVPGAQAAFRARRPGVAVTRTEGPSVKHLGLLAAGELDLAVVSPAVTAPPPEGVVLHHLLDEPMLVALARGHARAGRRAVRLAELAGEEWIVGNERLEDTLFRPAVAAGFRPRTGLIAHDWIAKLGAVAAGLGVTLVPALAAAGVRRDVTLVRIHPDDVPYRRIHAATPPVPSAAAAAFLEVLRETAEALRGSPGFPRGGRAG from the coding sequence ATGCCCGTCTCGCATGGCCTGTACGAAGCGTTCCTCGCCGTCGCCCGCGAGGGGTCCTTCACCGCCGCCGCCCGCGTCCTCGGCTACACCCAGTCCGCGGTCTCCCGCCAGATCCAGGCCCTGGAGGACGAGACGGCCGCGGTGCTCTTCGAGCGCCTGCCGCGAGGGGTGCGGCCGACCGAGGCCGGCCGGGTGCTGCTGCCGCACGCCGAGGCCGTACGGGACAGGCTGGTCGCGGCGCGGGCCGAACTGGAGGCGCTGCGCACCCTGGACGGCGGGCTGCTCCGGCTCGGCTCGTTCTCCAGCGCCAACGCGGCGCTCGTCCCCGGCGCGCAGGCCGCGTTCCGGGCGCGCCGTCCGGGGGTGGCGGTCACCCGTACCGAGGGGCCGTCCGTGAAGCACCTGGGGCTGCTCGCCGCCGGGGAGCTGGACCTCGCGGTGGTCAGTCCGGCCGTCACCGCTCCCCCGCCGGAGGGCGTGGTCCTGCACCACCTGCTCGACGAGCCGATGCTGGTGGCCCTGGCTCGGGGGCACGCGCGCGCGGGGCGGCGGGCGGTGCGGCTCGCCGAACTCGCCGGGGAGGAGTGGATCGTCGGCAACGAGCGCCTGGAGGACACCCTGTTCCGTCCGGCGGTCGCCGCCGGGTTCCGGCCGCGCACGGGGCTGATCGCGCACGACTGGATCGCCAAGCTGGGCGCGGTGGCCGCCGGGCTGGGCGTCACGCTCGTCCCGGCGCTCGCGGCCGCGGGCGTGCGCCGGGACGTCACGCTCGTCCGGATCCATCCGGACGACGTCCCGTACCGCCGGATCCACGCGGCGACCCCGCCGGTCCCGTCGGCTGCGGCGGCCGCGTTCCTGGAGGTGCTGCGGGAGACGGCGGAGGCGCTGCGGGGCTCCCCGGGGTTCCCGCGCGGCGGGCGGGCGGGATGA
- a CDS encoding carbon-nitrogen hydrolase family protein, with product MIVAATQFAPVAGDIAANVRTVAGLIRDAGAAGARVVVFAELCLSGYEPTLIRDSPGLVLTEDDPRLEPVREACRAVSAAAVVNGPVRTADGRPAVTTLVVGPEGGLLARYDKQHLYGIEREVFAPGTSDGRFTLDGVRFATATCYDNRFPGLAERAAAEACAVYLASSVLSADNDSFETVYPVRARDFGLYVVLGNVLGANEDGVGGGSAGVWGPDGGRIADAGGTEPGFVLAEIG from the coding sequence ATGATCGTCGCAGCCACCCAGTTCGCCCCGGTCGCCGGGGACATCGCCGCCAATGTGCGGACCGTCGCCGGGCTGATCCGGGACGCCGGTGCCGCGGGAGCCCGGGTCGTCGTCTTCGCCGAGCTCTGCCTCAGCGGGTACGAGCCGACCCTGATCCGGGACTCCCCCGGTCTGGTCCTCACCGAGGACGATCCCCGGCTCGAACCCGTGCGGGAGGCCTGCCGCGCGGTGTCGGCGGCCGCCGTCGTCAACGGGCCGGTACGGACGGCGGACGGCCGGCCCGCGGTGACGACGCTGGTCGTCGGCCCGGAGGGCGGGCTCCTCGCCCGCTACGACAAGCAGCACCTGTACGGAATCGAGCGCGAGGTCTTCGCGCCGGGGACCTCCGACGGGCGGTTCACCCTCGACGGGGTCCGGTTCGCGACGGCCACCTGCTACGACAACCGCTTCCCCGGACTGGCCGAGCGCGCCGCCGCCGAGGCGTGCGCGGTGTACCTGGCGAGCTCGGTGCTCTCCGCCGACAACGACTCGTTCGAGACGGTGTATCCGGTGCGGGCCCGGGACTTCGGCCTGTACGTGGTGCTCGGCAACGTCCTCGGGGCCAACGAGGACGGCGTGGGCGGCGGCTCGGCCGGGGTCTGGGGCCCGGACGGCGGGCGGATCGCGGACGCCGGCGGGACGGAGCCCGGCTTCGTGCTCGCCGAGATCGGCTGA
- a CDS encoding M4 family metallopeptidase, translated as MHPSRITAAVAALALSASLATALAGTATAAPQAQPVPPGHGKSLALAAADGAAASGLDELRHGADEDLVRTSVTPWANGLYFASYERTYRGLPVVGGDAVVVSDSSGKVREVTGAPAPAIKVSTRAKVTAAAALATARGQLVSVESASAPELTVLLKGGKAVLTWHTLVIGRTAQDAPSSLDTYVDAVTGSVARATDKILHADGRGYHNGNVTIDTAASSMTDTSRGAFKCGGQNGSAYTGSSPWGNNGANDLVTACVDIMYAAQKEHSMLKEWFGYNGQNGQGGMVPARAGLSEVNAYYDGTKTTYGRAQTGSNQLTGIDVVAHEYGHEIFDRTPGSAGSSNENGGLNESTGDIFGALTEHYANNPNDTPDYTVGEKVNFFGDGKPIRNMYNPSLVGNDPNCYPQLSSGTEVHAAAGPQNHWFYLLAEGSNPGGGKPNSPICSGGPSSVTGVGIQKAGKIFMGALLMKTSSWNHLAARKATLTSAKNTYGSVECNAVKAAWNAIGVPAQSGETDCGGTTTPDFSLALNPSSGSVQAGASVTSTVNTSTTGGSAQTVQLSASGAPSGVTVSFSPSSVTSGNASTMTVQVAAGTANGTYPITVTGTGSATHTVTYQLSVGTTTPPTGCDNTEHSYQGSLTSGQTAIQPDGSYYYSATSGTHVGCLRGPAGKDYDLYLQKWNGAGWVDVAVGGTATADEDTSYYGTAGYYRYIVHAYSGSGAYTLGLSAP; from the coding sequence TTGCACCCCAGCAGAATCACGGCGGCCGTGGCCGCCCTGGCGCTCTCGGCGAGCCTCGCGACCGCCCTCGCCGGCACCGCCACCGCGGCACCGCAGGCGCAGCCCGTACCCCCGGGCCACGGCAAGTCCCTCGCGCTCGCCGCCGCCGACGGTGCCGCGGCCAGCGGCCTCGACGAGCTCCGGCACGGCGCCGACGAGGACCTCGTCCGGACGTCCGTCACCCCCTGGGCGAACGGCCTGTACTTCGCCTCGTACGAGCGCACCTACCGCGGTCTGCCGGTCGTCGGCGGCGACGCGGTCGTCGTCTCCGACAGCTCCGGCAAGGTCCGCGAGGTCACCGGCGCCCCGGCGCCCGCCATCAAGGTCTCCACGCGGGCGAAGGTGACCGCCGCCGCGGCCCTCGCCACCGCCCGCGGGCAGCTGGTCTCGGTGGAGAGCGCGAGCGCCCCCGAGCTGACCGTGCTCCTCAAGGGCGGCAAGGCCGTGCTGACCTGGCACACCCTGGTCATCGGCCGGACCGCGCAGGACGCCCCGAGCTCCCTCGACACCTACGTCGACGCCGTCACCGGCTCCGTCGCCCGGGCCACCGACAAGATCCTGCACGCCGACGGCCGCGGCTACCACAACGGCAACGTCACCATCGACACCGCCGCGAGCTCGATGACGGACACCAGCCGCGGCGCCTTCAAGTGCGGCGGGCAGAACGGCAGCGCGTACACCGGCTCCTCGCCCTGGGGCAACAACGGCGCCAACGACCTGGTGACCGCCTGCGTCGACATCATGTACGCGGCGCAGAAGGAACACTCCATGCTCAAGGAGTGGTTCGGCTACAACGGCCAGAACGGTCAGGGCGGCATGGTCCCGGCCCGCGCCGGACTCTCCGAGGTCAACGCGTACTACGACGGCACGAAGACGACCTACGGGCGGGCCCAGACCGGCTCGAACCAGCTGACCGGCATCGACGTCGTGGCCCACGAGTACGGCCACGAGATCTTCGACCGGACCCCGGGCAGCGCCGGCTCGTCGAACGAGAACGGCGGGCTCAACGAGTCCACCGGCGACATCTTCGGCGCGCTCACCGAGCACTACGCCAACAACCCGAACGACACCCCGGACTACACGGTCGGCGAGAAGGTCAACTTCTTCGGCGACGGCAAGCCGATCCGGAACATGTACAACCCCTCGCTCGTCGGCAACGACCCCAACTGCTACCCCCAGTTGAGCTCGGGCACCGAGGTGCACGCGGCGGCCGGACCGCAGAACCACTGGTTCTACCTGCTCGCCGAGGGCTCCAACCCGGGCGGTGGCAAGCCCAACAGCCCCATATGTTCCGGCGGTCCGTCCTCCGTGACCGGCGTCGGCATCCAGAAGGCCGGCAAGATCTTCATGGGTGCCCTGCTCATGAAGACCTCCTCCTGGAACCACCTGGCCGCCCGCAAGGCGACCCTGACCAGCGCCAAGAACACCTACGGCAGCGTCGAGTGCAACGCCGTGAAGGCGGCCTGGAACGCGATCGGCGTCCCCGCCCAGTCCGGTGAGACCGACTGCGGCGGCACCACCACCCCGGACTTCTCGCTCGCCCTGAACCCGTCCTCGGGCTCGGTCCAGGCCGGTGCCTCCGTCACCTCCACGGTGAACACCAGCACCACCGGCGGCAGCGCGCAGACCGTCCAGCTCTCCGCGAGCGGCGCCCCGAGCGGTGTCACGGTCTCCTTCAGCCCCAGCTCGGTGACCTCCGGCAACGCGTCCACGATGACCGTGCAGGTCGCGGCGGGCACGGCCAACGGCACCTACCCGATCACCGTCACCGGTACGGGCTCCGCCACCCACACCGTCACCTACCAGCTGTCGGTCGGCACCACGACCCCGCCCACCGGCTGCGACAACACCGAGCACAGCTACCAGGGCAGCCTGACCTCCGGTCAGACCGCGATCCAGCCCGACGGCTCGTACTACTACTCGGCGACCTCCGGCACCCACGTGGGCTGCCTGCGCGGCCCGGCCGGCAAGGACTACGACCTCTACCTGCAGAAGTGGAACGGCGCGGGCTGGGTGGACGTCGCCGTCGGCGGCACCGCGACGGCCGATGAGGACACCAGCTACTACGGCACGGCCGGCTACTACCGGTACATCGTCCACGCGTACAGCGGCTCCGGCGCGTACACGCTGGGCCTGAGCGCCCCGTAA
- a CDS encoding LysR family transcriptional regulator translates to MQLELRHLEAVCRIAEAGSLGRAAGRLGVSQPALSAQLRRIERVAGGELFLRGRNGVEPTPLGEFVLSKARLVLGEMDALAAGARAVAPGTPLRLGCILLVLVDGLLGQLERVMAGQDIAVTVEHSATTLTRQLGAGRYDAVLYGEVNEHEVALPEGTTARTLVPREPFCVRLSAAHPLAGKERIALAELAGESWMTLVEDDDGGPEALVAACARAGFTPSLRHRVADRKMHYDLIASGRAISMSQPTAPHAEGTVLRPLEGDPVLGRIRLAWNRAAVPARQAELLYRAAVHAYLANIDNNAFYREWWEARPELHPVLDV, encoded by the coding sequence ATGCAGCTGGAGTTGAGGCATCTCGAAGCCGTCTGCCGGATAGCGGAAGCGGGCAGTCTGGGGCGTGCGGCCGGGCGGCTCGGGGTCTCCCAGCCGGCGCTCTCCGCGCAGCTCCGGCGCATCGAGCGGGTCGCGGGAGGGGAGCTCTTCCTGCGCGGCCGCAACGGCGTGGAGCCCACCCCGCTGGGCGAGTTCGTGCTCTCCAAGGCGCGGCTCGTCCTCGGCGAGATGGACGCGCTCGCCGCCGGGGCGCGGGCCGTCGCCCCCGGCACCCCGCTGCGGCTCGGCTGCATCCTGCTCGTCCTGGTCGACGGGCTGCTCGGACAGCTGGAGCGGGTGATGGCCGGGCAGGACATCGCGGTGACCGTGGAGCACTCGGCGACCACCCTGACCCGGCAGCTCGGCGCGGGCCGGTACGACGCCGTCCTGTACGGGGAGGTCAACGAGCACGAGGTCGCCCTGCCCGAGGGCACCACGGCCCGGACCCTGGTCCCCAGGGAGCCGTTCTGCGTGCGTCTCTCGGCCGCGCACCCGCTGGCCGGGAAGGAACGGATCGCGCTGGCCGAGCTGGCCGGCGAGTCCTGGATGACCCTGGTGGAGGACGACGACGGCGGGCCCGAGGCCCTGGTCGCCGCCTGCGCGAGGGCCGGGTTCACCCCCTCGCTGCGGCACCGGGTCGCCGACCGGAAGATGCACTACGACCTGATCGCCTCGGGCCGGGCGATCTCCATGAGCCAGCCGACGGCCCCGCACGCGGAGGGCACGGTCCTGCGCCCCTTGGAGGGCGACCCGGTCCTGGGCCGGATCCGGCTGGCCTGGAACAGGGCGGCGGTCCCCGCCCGGCAGGCGGAGCTGCTGTACCGGGCGGCGGTCCACGCCTATCTGGCGAACATCGACAACAACGCCTTCTACCGGGAGTGGTGGGAGGCCAGACCGGAACTGCACCCGGTCCTCGACGTCTGA
- a CDS encoding MerR family transcriptional regulator, producing MDWPIAEVARMSGVTARTLRHYDEVGLLPPARIGANGHRYYEEHQLLRLQQILVLRALGVGLPEVGRILAEQVDEVDALRGHHRRLLAERDRLDALASTVSRTIAELEHSRKDGNPMTINRPENLFEGIQPSQYQESLHDFPEHAEEVARTVAAMTPQDIEAGQRERTTQMILLADLMAAGHPADAAPVQAQIDSQYQAMTELRPVSAEEYRAVGRSCVDNSAWRAAYEAIAPGLAAYQRDAIEVYATTRLS from the coding sequence ATGGACTGGCCTATCGCGGAGGTCGCTCGGATGTCGGGCGTGACCGCCCGGACCTTGCGGCACTACGACGAGGTCGGCCTGCTGCCGCCCGCCCGGATCGGGGCCAACGGCCACCGCTACTACGAGGAGCATCAGCTGCTGCGGCTGCAGCAGATTCTCGTACTGCGGGCACTGGGTGTAGGGCTTCCCGAGGTCGGCCGGATCCTCGCCGAGCAGGTCGACGAGGTGGACGCCCTGCGCGGGCACCACCGGCGGCTGCTCGCCGAGCGGGACCGGCTCGACGCCCTGGCCAGCACCGTCTCCCGCACGATCGCCGAACTGGAACACTCCAGAAAGGACGGCAACCCCATGACCATCAACCGACCGGAGAACCTGTTCGAGGGCATCCAGCCCTCCCAGTACCAGGAGAGCCTGCACGACTTCCCCGAGCACGCCGAGGAAGTCGCCCGCACGGTCGCCGCGATGACCCCGCAGGACATCGAGGCCGGACAGCGCGAGCGCACGACACAGATGATCCTGCTGGCCGACCTGATGGCCGCCGGCCACCCGGCCGACGCCGCGCCCGTGCAGGCCCAGATCGACTCCCAGTACCAGGCCATGACCGAACTGCGGCCCGTCTCCGCCGAGGAGTACCGCGCCGTCGGACGCTCCTGCGTGGACAACAGCGCCTGGCGCGCTGCGTACGAGGCGATCGCACCGGGCCTGGCCGCGTACCAGCGCGACGCCATCGAGGTCTATGCCACAACCCGGCTCAGCTGA
- a CDS encoding pectate lyase, giving the protein MTSASHKRKTGRRRAIIGGLSALGVTGAAIVTTTLLAPAGAASALPAWPQAKGSKPVPASLPVSGTYDGGLRRFYGTGELGSDGQDESQQPLFVLADGAVLKNVIIGSPAADGVHCLGSCTLQNVWWENVGEDAATFKGTSASSVYAVQGGGAKSASDKVFQFNGAGKLVVNKFQVSDFGKLVRSCGNCRKQYTRTILVNDVDITTPGKSIVGVNANYGDTASLRNVRIHGDTKKKIKPCTRFTGNDTGKEPKEIGSGPDGTTCRYSAGDLSYD; this is encoded by the coding sequence ATGACCTCAGCGTCACACAAGCGGAAGACGGGCCGTCGGCGGGCGATCATCGGCGGTCTGAGCGCCCTCGGGGTCACCGGGGCGGCGATCGTCACCACCACCCTGCTCGCCCCGGCGGGCGCCGCGAGCGCCCTGCCCGCCTGGCCGCAGGCCAAGGGCAGCAAGCCGGTCCCCGCGTCCCTCCCGGTCTCCGGCACCTACGACGGCGGGCTCCGGCGCTTCTACGGCACCGGTGAACTCGGCTCGGACGGCCAGGACGAGAGCCAGCAGCCGCTCTTCGTCCTCGCGGACGGCGCCGTCCTCAAGAACGTGATCATCGGCTCCCCGGCTGCCGACGGGGTCCACTGCCTCGGCAGCTGCACCCTGCAGAACGTCTGGTGGGAGAACGTCGGCGAGGACGCCGCCACCTTCAAGGGCACCTCGGCGTCCTCGGTGTACGCGGTCCAGGGCGGCGGCGCGAAGAGCGCGTCCGACAAGGTCTTCCAGTTCAACGGCGCCGGCAAGCTGGTCGTGAACAAGTTCCAGGTCTCCGACTTCGGCAAGCTCGTCCGCTCCTGCGGCAACTGCAGGAAGCAGTACACGCGGACGATCCTGGTCAACGACGTCGACATCACCACGCCCGGCAAGTCGATCGTCGGTGTCAACGCCAACTACGGCGACACCGCGTCCCTGCGGAACGTCCGGATCCACGGCGACACCAAGAAGAAGATCAAGCCGTGCACCCGCTTCACCGGCAACGACACCGGCAAGGAGCCCAAGGAGATCGGCTCCGGCCCGGACGGCACCACGTGCCGCTACTCCGCCGGGGACCTCTCGTACGACTAG
- a CDS encoding EI24 domain-containing protein, with protein sequence MRDLGVGFGYLVKGQKWVGRHGRWFGFGLLPGLVTLVLYAGALVGLGYGADDLAAWATPFADDWSSPWQGMFRGTLTALVVALGLFLAVITFTAVTLLVGQPFYESLSEEVDRSEGGEVPESGLPLWRELWISARDSLRILVRVAFYGILLFACGFIPVIGQTVVPVLGFCVSGFFLAEELTAVAFQRRGVELKERLQLLRGRRMAVLGFGVPLTLAFIVPFVAVFLMPGAVAGATLMARELGGETGGDDRDENSRENDHSRGNLPSSGGDQGVHHLPH encoded by the coding sequence ATGCGCGATCTCGGGGTGGGTTTCGGTTACCTGGTAAAGGGCCAGAAGTGGGTGGGCCGGCACGGACGGTGGTTCGGCTTCGGGCTGCTGCCCGGACTCGTGACCCTCGTCCTCTACGCGGGCGCGCTCGTCGGCCTGGGCTACGGGGCCGACGACCTGGCCGCCTGGGCGACCCCCTTCGCCGACGACTGGAGCTCCCCCTGGCAGGGGATGTTCCGCGGCACCCTGACCGCCCTGGTCGTCGCCCTCGGCCTCTTCCTCGCGGTCATCACCTTCACCGCCGTGACCCTGCTGGTCGGCCAGCCCTTCTACGAGTCGCTCTCCGAGGAGGTCGACCGCAGCGAGGGCGGCGAGGTGCCCGAATCAGGGCTGCCGCTCTGGCGCGAGCTGTGGATCTCGGCCCGCGACAGCCTGCGGATCCTGGTGCGGGTCGCGTTCTACGGCATCCTGCTCTTCGCCTGCGGTTTCATCCCGGTGATCGGCCAGACCGTCGTTCCCGTCCTCGGTTTCTGCGTCTCCGGCTTCTTCCTCGCCGAGGAGCTGACCGCCGTCGCGTTCCAGCGCCGGGGCGTCGAGCTCAAGGAGCGGCTCCAGCTGCTGCGCGGGCGCCGGATGGCGGTCCTCGGCTTCGGCGTTCCGCTGACCCTCGCCTTCATCGTGCCCTTCGTCGCCGTCTTCCTGATGCCGGGTGCGGTCGCCGGGGCCACGCTGATGGCCCGCGAGCTGGGCGGCGAGACCGGCGGCGACGACCGGGACGAGAACTCCCGGGAAAACGATCACTCACGCGGCAACCTTCCTTCCTCCGGCGGCGACCAGGGGGTGCACCACCTCCCCCACTGA
- a CDS encoding serine/threonine-protein kinase, whose amino-acid sequence MASYNGSERADHGLIGGRYRLGERLGQGGTGVVRRATDELLGRPVAVKTLTLDTDADPAGALREARVVARIRHPHVIVVHDVVEHDGRPALVMELVDGGSLADRLAAPEGTLTVRETARLGLALLDALSAAHAHDVLHRDVKPANVLLEKGTGRAVLTDFGIASLPGATTLSGTGVFVGTPEYTAPERMVGGEAGPAADLWSLGALLCAAATGTSPFRRDSIGAVLHAVVYGEIRPPERLGPLLPVVHGLLDRDPERRLTAEEARRHLTACLADDTRSRDTPVLDTPAQASPAQASPAVRDRDGAPGEVARPRGPLVLPVVAAVVAACVAAVTVAVLLAVRDGRGPDAGPATRTGTPSTAPAPGPPPAGYTAVADERGFTLAVPAGATRSTDGERIFYTTGDGAVWVGVRIRPVPVGGAVGAMRTADASGPRTNPGYRDGVVGETRHRGLPAARWEFTWDGFTAAEGPRHTVDLCWEQAGTLYDVWASAPVDRAAEGRAHLTAALDSFHTSGRAPGG is encoded by the coding sequence GTGGCGTCGTACAACGGGTCGGAGCGTGCCGACCACGGACTGATCGGCGGGCGTTACCGCCTGGGCGAGCGGCTCGGCCAGGGGGGCACCGGCGTCGTCCGGCGGGCCACCGACGAGCTCCTCGGGCGGCCGGTCGCGGTCAAGACCCTCACCCTCGACACCGACGCCGACCCGGCCGGAGCCCTCCGCGAGGCCCGTGTCGTCGCCCGGATCCGCCACCCCCATGTGATCGTCGTCCACGACGTCGTCGAGCACGACGGCCGTCCCGCCCTCGTCATGGAGCTGGTCGACGGCGGCTCGCTCGCCGACCGTCTCGCCGCTCCCGAGGGGACGCTGACCGTACGGGAGACCGCCCGCCTCGGCCTCGCCCTGCTCGACGCGCTGTCCGCCGCCCATGCCCACGACGTGCTGCACCGGGACGTGAAGCCCGCCAACGTCCTCCTGGAGAAGGGCACCGGCCGGGCGGTCCTCACCGACTTCGGCATCGCCAGCCTCCCCGGCGCCACCACGCTCAGCGGCACCGGAGTCTTCGTCGGCACCCCCGAGTACACCGCGCCGGAGCGCATGGTCGGCGGCGAGGCGGGACCCGCCGCCGACCTCTGGTCCCTCGGCGCGCTGCTCTGCGCGGCGGCGACGGGCACGTCGCCGTTCCGCCGGGACTCGATCGGGGCCGTGCTCCACGCGGTCGTGTACGGGGAGATCCGGCCGCCCGAGCGTCTCGGCCCCCTCCTGCCGGTCGTCCACGGACTGCTCGACCGCGACCCGGAGCGGCGCCTGACCGCCGAGGAGGCCCGCCGTCACCTCACGGCCTGCCTGGCCGACGACACCCGGTCGCGGGACACCCCCGTGCTCGACACCCCGGCGCAGGCCTCCCCGGCACAGGCCTCCCCGGCCGTCCGGGACCGGGACGGTGCCCCGGGTGAGGTCGCGCGGCCCCGGGGGCCCCTCGTGCTGCCGGTCGTGGCGGCCGTCGTCGCCGCCTGCGTCGCCGCCGTCACGGTCGCCGTGCTGCTCGCCGTCCGCGACGGCCGCGGACCGGACGCGGGGCCCGCCACCCGGACGGGCACGCCGTCCACGGCCCCCGCCCCCGGGCCGCCGCCCGCCGGGTACACCGCCGTCGCCGACGAACGCGGCTTCACGCTGGCCGTGCCGGCCGGGGCCACCCGCTCGACCGACGGCGAGCGGATCTTCTACACGACGGGCGACGGTGCCGTCTGGGTCGGTGTCCGGATCCGGCCGGTGCCCGTCGGCGGGGCCGTAGGGGCGATGCGGACCGCCGACGCGAGCGGCCCGCGCACCAACCCCGGATACCGCGACGGCGTCGTGGGGGAGACCCGGCACAGGGGACTGCCCGCCGCCCGCTGGGAGTTCACCTGGGACGGCTTCACCGCCGCCGAGGGACCCCGGCACACCGTCGACCTCTGCTGGGAGCAGGCCGGGACCCTGTACGACGTGTGGGCGTCGGCCCCGGTGGACCGCGCGGCGGAGGGCCGCGCCCATCTCACCGCGGCGCTGGACTCCTTCCACACCTCGGGTCGGGCGCCGGGCGGCTGA